From Cydia fagiglandana chromosome 6, ilCydFagi1.1, whole genome shotgun sequence, the proteins below share one genomic window:
- the LOC134665520 gene encoding integrin alpha-PS2-like — protein sequence MWLLQCCLLVQAVATRAAYFHEPSMTTIRPPEPLADDAFFGYSVAFTNNELVASAPRADKDGQVFTCDLATKNCTQMSMPLAAVTSRVHGGDNYNHSFWLGASVKAGDEYLFVCAPRCTSQIQVAGNVFGTNGRCFYKDYKNPGSRFTNMLQISKEDRSINRTYNENVTDAFGWSMDIDMKGALRVGSPAIAAGRVMTYIDPSESESSPPKIFSSTNPDGFNFGYSIASGIFIKTRAKYPKPDVAIGTPYGDYGIGKVIIFDNDQKRQSDVEDPAGGVGSMFGAALCSAKLDGDSASLLVGAPAHFSGDDKYHTGIVYIYRHKTKKIMKNVKRIEGPNKNGAFFGYAIANIGDMDKDGKDEIVIGAPYEDDGKGAVYLYAGSALDDKSMTTSWLQRFQPKTFQNLGLSLVANKYSNNACSGKLIHKFSFLKL from the exons ATGTGGT TGCTACAATGTTGCTTGCTGGTGCAAGCGGTGGCCACAAGAGCGGCGTATTTCCACGAGCCATCCATGACAACAATCCGGCCTCCTGAACCGTTGGCTGACGATGCCTTCTTCGGGTACAGCGTCGCGTTTACCAATAATGA GCTAGTGGCAAGTGCTCCTCGAGCAGATAAAGATGGTCAAGTGTTTACGTGCGATCTGGCAACTAAAAATTGTACTCAAATGTCGATGCCACTCGCAGCCGTCACCTCCAGAG ttcaTGGGGGTGATAATTATAATCATAGTTTCTGGCTTGGAGCTAGTGTGAAGGCGGGCGACGAATATCTATTT GTTTGTGCTCCTCGGTGTACCAGCCAAATACAGGTAGCAG GCAATGTGTTTGGCACGAACggacgttgtttttataaagacTATAAAAATCCTGGCAGCCGTTTCACCAACATGCTCCAGATCTCAAAGGAGGACCGATCCATCAATCGCACGTATAACG AAAACGTGACTGATGCCTTCGGCTGGAGTATGGATATAGATATGAAGGGCGCCCTACGGGTCGGGAGTCCAGCTATCGCTGCAG gtcGCGTGATGACTTATATCGATCCTTCGGAGTCGGAGTCCTCCCCTCCTAAGATTTTTAGTTCTACTAACCCAGACGGCTTCAACTttg gATACAGTATTGCAAgtggtatttttataaaaacacGCGCAAAATACCCAAAGCCAGATGTAGCAATCGGCACACCATATGGTGATTACGGCATCGGAAAG GTGATAATTTTTGACAATGACCAAAAGCGGCAGTCGGACGTGGAGGACCCGGCAGGCGGGGTGGGGTCCATGTTCGGCGCAGCGCTGTGCTCGGCGAAACTTGACGGCGACTCTGCCTCGCTACTCGTAGGGGCGCCTGCGCATTTCAGTGGCGACGACAAGTACCACACCGGAATCGTGTACATTTATAGGCATAAGACAAAGAAA ATTATGAAGAATGTGAAGCGAATTGAAGGCCCTAATAAAAATGGAGCATTCTTTGGTTACGCTATTGCTAACATCGGGGACATGGACAAAGACGGAAAAGATG AAATAGTCATAGGGGCCCCATATGAAGACGACGGCAAGGGTGCCGTATACCTGTACGCGGGGTCAGCCCTAGACGACAAATCGATGACCACCTCCTGGCTGCAGCGTTTCCAGCCCAAGACCTTCCAGAACCTGGGCCTGAGTCTGGTCGCCAATAAGTACTCTAACAACGCTTGTAGTGGCAAGTTGATACACAAATTTAGCTTCTTAAAGCTTTAG
- the LOC134665610 gene encoding uncharacterized protein LOC134665610 gives MELKLVIWGVTDNARFGTTLSTNDVDGDSNPEIFVSAPFENSGVGALYILCGHEIKNVKEPKILVSELKRTQIIRKETHAIFGFSLQPVSDFNENGSDELGVGAPGNSRVTLFSGIRAITVNVTSKISDSVLDPVSGFSTLIFSSCVTVDLPVKPRIITTKLLVKNVISGNGAFNHSGEATYEIDLASKEHSLEAGSLREYCRNITIVDASFCIVNTTVSTIERIEDQEGFNETWVTLSAVSELTRSNRFECVCPKPGCAPELNAELRWSGSNYTNEVTDYLIGSSRFETVKVAVHNTGTKGCRSCTVIRVRGLDYQLQCQRERNNLRYMCPLESFMGNTSKTVEIQLVMDTLNNQENNFTVDVEVRDDCEEPGPMTTLTVPYNFTKVFNNVIIDGIAMNRDIADTEIQDEREGLILHEQTYTIFNNQSFMWKNILVNVTAKNKPYIQNFRVAIKQTEKFAEYNGTEDFLWGCVLSLAPYSMTKISISTNILKKELAQYLQKGNITIPSELMLELLPHKAKNRNLTSVLTFKTEKTFWHNKPLIIMVSLLAAFLALVIITVILYKLNFFRRKNKEKLKQEIRRRSIRRESSRRHAPPDADGAQTQTTDTVDLSVVKEESCDHTNTRQGRSSCESTLNAATSGVLTQ, from the exons ATGGAATTGAAACTGGTAATTTGGGGGGTTACGGACAACGCTCGATTCGGAACTACGTTGTCCACCAACGATGTGGATGGAGATTCCAATCCTG AAATATTTGTTAGCGCTCCATTCGAAAACTCAGGTGTAGGAGCATTGTACATCCTGTGTGGGCACGAAATAAAAAATGTGAAAGAACCAAAGATCCTAGTCTCTGAACTGAAAAGAACACAAATAATTAGAAAAGAAACTCACGCAATCTTTGGATTTAGTCTTCAACCAGTGAGCGACTTTAATGAAAATGGTAGTGATG AACTAGGCGTAGGCGCACCGGGCAATTCTAGAGTAACATTGTTTTCGGGAATCCGAGCCATCACGGTGAATGTAACTTCGAAGATTTCTGACTCAGTG TTGGATCCCGTTTCTGGGTTTTCTACTCTCATCTTCTCCTCATGCGTTACTGTGGATTTGCCTGTAAAACCGAGAATAATCACTACAA AGTTATTGGTCAAAAATGTGATAAGCGGGAATGGGGCATTTAATCACAGCGGCGAAGCCACCTACGAAATCGATTTAGCGTCTAAAGAACACAGTCTTGAAGCCGGTAGCCTCAGAGAATATTGTAGGAATATCACTATT GTTGATGCATCTTTCTGCATCGTGAACACAACGGTATCAACTATAGAACGTATTGAAGATCAAGAAG gATTTAACGAAACTTGGGTCACACTGAGTGCAGTGAGCGAGTTGACAAGATCAAATCGTTTCGAGTGCGTCTGTCCAAAACCAGGTTGCGCGCCCGAGCTTAACGCAGAACTGCGATGGTCTGGAAG CAATTATACCAACGAAGTAACCGACTACCTCATCGGATCCTCCAGGTTTGAAACGGTGAAAGTAGCGGTTCACAACACGGGCACGAAAGGCTGCAGAAGCTGTACTGTAATACGCGTGCGCGGTCTGGATTATCAGCTGCAATGCCAACGCGAGCGCAACAATCTTCGCTACATGTGCCCTCTGGAGAGCTTCATGGGAAATACTAGC AAAACAGTCGAGATTCAGCTAGTTATGGACACGCTAAACAACCAGGAAAACAATTTCACTGTGGACGTGGAGGTCCGAGACGATTGTGAGGAGCCGGGACCAATGACTACCCTGACAGTTCCATACAATTTCACCAAAGTGTTCAACAATGTCATCATTGATGG AATTGCTATGAACCGTGATATAGCAGACACAGAAATTCAGGATGAAAGGGAAGGACTAATCTTACACGAACAAACTTATACA atCTTTAACAACCAGTCTTTTATGTGGAAAAATATATTGGTAAATGTAACAGCAAAGAACAAGCCATACATCCAGAACTTTAGG GTCGCTATAAAGCAAACTGAGAAGTTTGCTGAATACAACGGCACAGAGGACTTTTTGTGGGGATGCGTTCTCAGTTTAGCCCCATATTCTATGACTAAAATTTCCATTTCTACTAATATTTTGAAAAAGGAACTCG CACAATATCTCCAAAAAGGGAATATTACTATACCATCAGAGCTTATGCTAGAATTACTCCCACATAAGGCTAAGAACAGAAA CTTAACATCAGTGCTGACATTTAAGACAGAGAAGACATTCTGGCACAACAAACCTCTCATCATCATGGTCTCCCTTCTTGCAGCTTTTCTGGCCCTGGTTATCATCACCGTAATACTGTACAAG CTTAATTTCTTCAGAAGGAAAAACAAAGAAAAGCTTAAGCAAGAAATAAGAAGGCGTAGCATT CGTCGAGAAAGCAGTCGACGCCATGCACCACCGGACGCTGATGGGGCTCAAACTCAAACCACTGATACA GTGGACTTATCGGTAGTGAAAGAAGAATCTTGTGACCATACCAACACAAGACAAGGCAGGTCCAGTTGTGAATCTACCCTCAACGCTGCGACCTCGGGTGTGCTTACccaatga